One Peterkaempfera bronchialis DNA window includes the following coding sequences:
- a CDS encoding class I SAM-dependent methyltransferase: MPSTHEQSLSDTYEANDDFFDPVGARLVDLTDLRPGDRVLDLGCGRGAVLFAAVAAVGPDGYTVGVDLSPAVVRHTAAQAARVGLRNVSVRVDDAEDLGFPDRSFEAVLASFTLHLTPDPAAALAGAHRVLVPGGHFGLTTFGGDTGPAWQQAVQTLRGYAEPSLGGARGRRPHPTPADELSRDPEAALIRAGFTAVRTVEETTATAYPGPDAWWQSLRPLLEAIPPDHREEAREAAYALIAPLAHHGRLIRYTTARRD; the protein is encoded by the coding sequence ATGCCGAGCACTCATGAGCAGTCACTCTCGGACACCTACGAAGCCAACGACGACTTCTTCGACCCCGTGGGGGCCCGGTTGGTCGACCTGACCGACCTGCGCCCCGGGGACCGGGTACTGGACCTCGGCTGCGGACGGGGCGCCGTCCTCTTCGCCGCCGTCGCAGCCGTCGGACCCGACGGGTACACGGTCGGTGTGGACCTCTCCCCCGCCGTGGTCCGCCACACCGCCGCCCAGGCGGCCCGCGTCGGGCTGCGCAATGTCTCGGTCCGGGTGGACGACGCGGAGGACCTGGGCTTCCCCGACCGCTCCTTCGAGGCCGTCCTCGCCTCCTTCACCCTGCACCTCACCCCGGACCCGGCGGCAGCGCTGGCCGGTGCCCACCGGGTGCTGGTGCCGGGCGGCCACTTCGGCCTGACCACCTTCGGTGGGGACACCGGGCCCGCCTGGCAGCAGGCCGTGCAGACCCTCCGGGGGTACGCCGAACCGTCCCTGGGCGGGGCGCGGGGCCGCCGCCCCCACCCCACCCCCGCCGACGAGCTGAGCCGCGACCCGGAGGCGGCACTCATCCGGGCCGGGTTCACGGCGGTACGGACCGTGGAGGAGACCACCGCCACCGCCTACCCCGGCCCGGACGCATGGTGGCAGTCCCTCCGCCCCCTGCTGGAGGCCATCCCGCCGGACCACCGCGAGGAGGCCAGGGAGGCGGCATACGCGCTCATCGCCCCCCTGGCCCACCACGGCCGCCTCATCCGCTACACCACCGCCCGCCGCGACTGA
- a CDS encoding FecCD family ABC transporter permease: MTAPVRPAVRPVVRPAGYALLRRPGLSLLLHRRAMLVAAALTVLLAAAVTASLCLGESTVAPAEVVRVVLGRPSPDELVVGTLRLPRVTVGLLVGLALGLSGALIQTVARNPLASPDVIGVTHGSSAVVVGLLAFGAVSSPGQVPVAAVGGGLLAGLLVYLLAWRRGMHAHRFVLIGIGISTALSSLTHLFLTKGDALQGQQAKVWTTGSLNGSGYDQAGWLALVLLAAVPGTLWAARAQRSVSFDDATAVALGLRLNRVRTGLALLGIALACCATGAAGPVDFVALMAPQLAVRLTRTAQLPLLCSALTGAVVTVTADLIARRLLSPTELPVGVVTALVGAPYLMWLLVRSRTGGSR; encoded by the coding sequence ATGACCGCCCCGGTCCGCCCCGCCGTACGGCCGGTCGTCCGGCCCGCCGGGTATGCGCTGCTGCGCCGCCCCGGACTCTCGCTGCTGCTGCATCGGCGGGCCATGCTGGTGGCCGCCGCGCTGACGGTGCTGCTCGCGGCCGCCGTGACCGCCTCGCTCTGCCTGGGCGAGTCCACCGTGGCACCCGCCGAGGTGGTCAGGGTGGTCCTCGGCCGGCCGAGCCCCGACGAGCTGGTGGTCGGCACCCTGCGGCTGCCCCGGGTCACCGTCGGCCTGCTGGTCGGGCTGGCCCTCGGGCTGTCCGGCGCGCTGATCCAGACCGTCGCCCGCAACCCGCTGGCCAGCCCCGATGTCATCGGTGTCACCCATGGCTCGTCGGCGGTGGTGGTCGGGCTGCTGGCGTTCGGCGCGGTCTCCTCCCCCGGCCAGGTGCCGGTCGCCGCCGTCGGCGGCGGGCTGCTGGCCGGGCTGCTGGTCTATCTGCTGGCGTGGCGGCGCGGGATGCACGCCCACCGCTTCGTCCTGATCGGTATCGGCATCAGCACCGCGCTCAGCTCGCTCACCCACCTCTTCCTCACCAAGGGCGACGCCTTGCAGGGCCAGCAGGCCAAGGTGTGGACCACCGGCAGCCTCAACGGCTCCGGCTACGACCAGGCGGGCTGGCTCGCCCTGGTGCTGCTGGCCGCCGTGCCCGGCACCCTGTGGGCGGCCCGCGCCCAGCGGTCCGTCTCCTTCGACGACGCCACCGCCGTCGCCCTCGGCCTGCGGCTGAACCGCGTCCGTACCGGCCTGGCACTGCTCGGCATCGCCCTCGCCTGCTGCGCCACCGGCGCGGCGGGGCCGGTCGACTTCGTCGCGCTGATGGCCCCGCAGCTCGCCGTCCGGCTCACCCGCACCGCGCAGCTGCCGCTGCTCTGCTCGGCGCTCACCGGCGCGGTGGTCACCGTCACCGCCGACCTGATCGCCCGCCGGCTGCTCTCCCCCACCGAACTGCCCGTCGGGGTGGTCACCGCGCTGGTCGGCGCCCCCTATCTGATGTGGCTGCTGGTCCGCTCCCGCACCGGAGGCTCCCGATGA
- a CDS encoding Lrp/AsnC family transcriptional regulator, which translates to MEIDDLDRRIIDQLRVDGRRSFGEIGRSVGLSEASVRARYGRLQRRGVLQVVGMTDARLLGEVEVHLAIRVQRVPLAFVARELSRLAEVRYVASCVGPYDLITDVRCRDLAHLAELLTERVRRINGVEYAEALTVLEVVKDTYLWAGFRDVTPTAAERILPR; encoded by the coding sequence ATGGAGATCGACGACCTGGACCGCCGCATCATCGACCAGCTCAGGGTCGACGGGCGGCGCTCCTTCGGTGAGATCGGGCGCTCCGTCGGCCTGTCCGAGGCGTCGGTCCGGGCCCGGTACGGCAGGCTCCAGCGCCGGGGCGTCCTCCAGGTCGTCGGCATGACCGACGCCCGGCTGCTGGGCGAGGTGGAGGTCCATCTGGCGATCCGGGTGCAGCGGGTGCCGCTGGCCTTTGTCGCCCGCGAGCTCTCCCGGCTGGCCGAGGTCCGCTATGTGGCGTCCTGCGTCGGACCGTACGACCTGATCACCGATGTGCGCTGCCGCGACCTGGCGCACCTCGCAGAGCTGCTGACCGAGCGGGTGCGGCGGATCAACGGGGTCGAGTACGCCGAGGCGCTCACCGTGCTGGAGGTGGTCAAGGACACCTACCTCTGGGCGGGCTTCCGCGACGTCACCCCGACCGCCGCCGAGCGGATTCTTCCTCGGTGA
- a CDS encoding HAAS signaling domain-containing protein — protein MGIESDKLVYDYLGRVADLAQTSLPAAERARLIAGLRADIDGRRSAASRDTPAAVRRVLERLGSPDEVVERAARGGVTGPPPQAAAPAAAPTAPAAPTAPAAPTAPMVPAAAAAPVAPAAPVVPTARDAEWWRVPGAPAAAVPEAGSDPMLPVHLPSAGDFPGWDGVEIHFEVERQPEADPAAEAAPDEPDEAEAVAEPPVQPAERKRRRFGAGGRRTGLPLLLESLAALLLAAGALAGMVVPMLLGWLAAYASRRLSLMARRFAVFGIPALAVLGGGVWLWGRASGRWGGPPPTDAQFQESVKALLPLVLRTAAGGSAAFMAWCALRGRPAPPA, from the coding sequence ATGGGGATCGAGAGCGACAAGCTGGTCTACGACTACCTGGGGCGGGTCGCCGACCTGGCGCAGACCTCGCTGCCGGCCGCCGAACGGGCCCGGCTGATCGCGGGGCTGCGCGCGGACATCGACGGGAGGCGGTCCGCCGCGAGCCGGGACACCCCGGCGGCGGTGCGGCGGGTGCTGGAACGGCTCGGGTCGCCGGACGAGGTGGTGGAGCGGGCGGCCCGGGGAGGCGTCACCGGCCCGCCGCCGCAGGCTGCCGCTCCGGCGGCGGCGCCGACTGCTCCGGCGGCGCCGACTGCTCCGGCGGCTCCGACTGCTCCGATGGTGCCCGCTGCTGCGGCTGCTCCGGTGGCCCCGGCTGCTCCGGTGGTGCCGACCGCGCGGGACGCGGAGTGGTGGCGGGTACCGGGGGCGCCCGCTGCGGCCGTGCCCGAGGCCGGGTCGGACCCGATGCTGCCGGTGCACCTGCCGTCCGCCGGGGACTTCCCGGGGTGGGACGGGGTGGAGATCCACTTCGAGGTCGAGCGGCAGCCCGAGGCGGACCCGGCGGCGGAGGCGGCGCCGGACGAGCCGGACGAGGCGGAGGCGGTCGCGGAGCCGCCGGTACAGCCGGCCGAGAGGAAGCGGCGGCGGTTCGGTGCGGGCGGGCGGCGGACGGGACTGCCGCTGCTGCTGGAGTCGCTGGCGGCGCTGCTGCTGGCGGCGGGTGCGCTGGCCGGGATGGTGGTCCCGATGCTGCTGGGCTGGCTGGCCGCCTATGCCTCGCGGCGGCTGAGTCTGATGGCCCGCCGGTTCGCCGTCTTCGGCATCCCCGCCCTGGCGGTGCTCGGCGGCGGCGTCTGGCTCTGGGGCCGCGCCAGCGGCCGCTGGGGTGGCCCACCGCCGACCGACGCCCAGTTCCAGGAGTCGGTCAAGGCGCTCCTGCCGCTGGTACTGCGCACCGCCGCCGGCGGCTCGGCCGCATTCATGGCCTGGTGCGCCCTCCGAGGCCGCCCGGCCCCCCCGGCCTGA
- a CDS encoding FecCD family ABC transporter permease, with the protein MAETTAHPRTPLPPDPSPPPGRPLAARRAALVAAAVALLAVGALLSLAVGSRPISPAHVWAALLHGGDSPDAVVVRQLRLPRTAVGLAVGAALGTAGAVMQGITRNPIADPGILGVSQGAAAGVVFAISVVGVESLAGYTWFGFLGALIASAVVYGLAGRGRGGATPVKLALAGAALAAFITSLITAVLTTDAATLDQFRFWQVGSLSGRTSDVAWQLLPFLAVGLLLCFSVARGLDSLALGEDTARGLGSRTGTVRAVGALGATVLTGSAVAAAGPIAFVGLAVPHAARALVGSGHRSVLTLSALLGPALLLFADTLGRLMLPPSEVPAGVMTALVGVPVLIVLVRRKAVVAA; encoded by the coding sequence ATGGCCGAGACGACCGCACACCCCCGCACCCCGCTGCCACCGGACCCCTCGCCTCCCCCCGGACGCCCGCTGGCCGCACGCCGGGCCGCTCTGGTCGCCGCAGCCGTCGCCCTGCTGGCGGTGGGCGCGCTGCTGAGCCTGGCGGTCGGCAGCCGCCCGATCTCCCCCGCGCACGTCTGGGCGGCGCTGCTGCACGGCGGCGACTCCCCCGACGCCGTCGTCGTACGGCAGCTGCGGCTGCCCCGGACCGCCGTCGGCCTCGCCGTCGGGGCGGCGCTCGGCACGGCCGGTGCCGTGATGCAGGGCATCACCCGCAACCCGATCGCCGACCCGGGCATCCTCGGGGTGAGCCAGGGCGCTGCGGCGGGGGTGGTCTTCGCGATCTCCGTGGTGGGGGTGGAGTCCCTCGCCGGGTACACCTGGTTCGGCTTCCTGGGCGCGCTGATCGCCTCCGCCGTCGTGTACGGGCTGGCCGGGCGCGGCCGGGGCGGGGCGACGCCGGTGAAGCTGGCGCTGGCCGGTGCGGCCCTCGCCGCCTTCATCACCTCGCTGATCACCGCCGTGCTCACCACCGACGCCGCCACCCTGGACCAGTTCCGGTTCTGGCAGGTCGGCTCGCTCTCCGGCCGCACCTCCGACGTGGCGTGGCAGCTGCTGCCGTTCCTCGCCGTGGGGCTGCTGCTCTGCTTCTCCGTCGCCCGGGGTCTGGACTCCCTGGCCCTGGGCGAGGACACGGCGCGCGGCCTCGGCTCCCGTACCGGCACCGTACGGGCCGTCGGCGCGCTCGGCGCCACCGTGCTCACCGGGTCGGCGGTGGCCGCCGCCGGGCCGATCGCCTTTGTCGGCCTGGCCGTGCCGCACGCCGCCCGCGCGCTGGTGGGCAGCGGCCACCGCTCGGTGCTCACCCTGTCCGCGCTGCTCGGCCCGGCGCTGCTGCTGTTCGCGGACACCCTGGGCCGCCTGATGCTGCCGCCGTCCGAGGTGCCCGCCGGGGTGATGACCGCGCTGGTCGGCGTGCCGGTGCTGATCGTCCTGGTACGCCGCAAGGCGGTGGTGGCCGCATGA
- a CDS encoding ABC transporter permease, translated as MSLAAPQAARRRMVPALMLAPAGLTIVALVLVPLAIVVRNSFATADAYGGIQGGFTLDNYRQLVDPVYLKVIGYSLGIAAANTVLCLVAGYVVAYYIAGRPAERQLGLLLLIIVPFWTDFLVRTFAWINLLSPDGPVDSLGRSLGLVHGHLDLIPGQGASFVGLLYAFLPTAVFPIYASLRGVDPSLREAARDLGCGWWRVHSKVLLPIARSGLLASVLLIFIPTLGVFVISVLLGGGKNQLVGNLIVTLYTEFRNQPMGAAVSVLLLGLMLVCLIAVGLTARRLRRKA; from the coding sequence GTGAGCCTGGCCGCGCCGCAGGCCGCCCGCCGCCGGATGGTCCCGGCGCTGATGCTGGCGCCGGCGGGGCTGACGATCGTGGCCCTCGTCCTCGTACCGCTGGCGATCGTGGTGCGCAACAGCTTCGCCACCGCAGACGCCTACGGCGGCATCCAGGGCGGTTTCACCCTGGACAACTACCGGCAGCTGGTCGACCCCGTCTACCTCAAGGTCATCGGCTACAGCCTCGGCATCGCCGCGGCCAACACGGTGCTCTGCCTGGTCGCCGGGTACGTCGTCGCGTACTACATCGCCGGGCGGCCCGCGGAGCGGCAGCTGGGCCTGCTGCTGCTGATCATCGTGCCGTTCTGGACCGACTTCCTGGTCCGCACCTTCGCCTGGATCAACCTGCTGAGCCCGGACGGGCCGGTGGACTCGCTGGGCCGCTCGCTGGGCCTCGTCCACGGGCACCTGGATCTGATCCCAGGCCAGGGAGCCTCCTTCGTCGGCCTGCTGTACGCGTTCCTGCCGACCGCCGTCTTCCCCATCTACGCCTCGCTGCGCGGGGTGGACCCGTCGCTGCGGGAGGCCGCCCGCGACCTGGGCTGCGGCTGGTGGCGGGTGCACTCCAAGGTGCTGCTGCCGATCGCCCGCTCCGGGCTGCTGGCCTCGGTACTGCTGATCTTCATCCCCACGCTCGGCGTCTTCGTGATCTCGGTGCTGCTCGGCGGCGGCAAGAACCAGCTGGTCGGCAATCTCATCGTGACCCTCTACACCGAGTTCCGTAACCAGCCGATGGGCGCGGCCGTCTCCGTCCTGCTGCTCGGCCTGATGCTGGTCTGCCTCATCGCGGTCGGCCTGACCGCCCGGCGCCTGCGGAGGAAGGCATGA
- a CDS encoding ABC transporter ATP-binding protein, translated as MTTRTDTQAPADTQAPADLLEARGLTLGYESRTVVTDLDLEIPTGRVTVIVGPNACGKSTLLRALGRLLKPAAGAVLLDGADLHRTPTRQIARRIGLLPQSPTAPEGITVADLVARGRQPHQRWWQQWSEEDEAAVTEAMARTSTADLAERNVDELSGGQRQRVWIAMALAQGTGILLLDEPTTYLDIAHQVEVLDLVRRLNHDRGRTVVAVLHDLNQAARYADHLVAMRAGRIVAQGPPSKVVTAELVREVFRLESVVVHDPVTGTPLVVPGAPWTPIDGSSGPGPL; from the coding sequence ATGACCACCCGTACGGACACCCAGGCGCCCGCCGACACACAGGCCCCGGCTGACCTGCTGGAGGCCCGGGGGCTCACCCTCGGCTATGAGTCCCGCACCGTCGTCACCGACCTGGACCTGGAGATCCCCACCGGCCGGGTCACCGTGATCGTCGGACCCAACGCCTGCGGCAAGTCGACGCTGCTGCGGGCCCTGGGACGGCTGCTCAAGCCCGCCGCCGGGGCGGTGCTGCTGGACGGCGCGGACCTGCACCGCACCCCCACCCGGCAGATCGCCCGGCGGATCGGCCTGCTGCCGCAGTCGCCGACCGCACCGGAGGGGATCACCGTCGCCGACCTGGTCGCACGCGGCCGTCAGCCGCACCAGCGGTGGTGGCAGCAGTGGTCGGAGGAGGACGAGGCCGCCGTCACCGAGGCGATGGCCCGCACCTCCACCGCCGACCTCGCCGAGCGGAATGTGGACGAGCTCTCCGGCGGCCAGCGGCAGCGGGTCTGGATCGCCATGGCGCTGGCCCAGGGCACCGGCATCCTGCTGCTGGACGAACCCACCACCTACCTGGACATCGCCCACCAGGTGGAGGTGCTCGACCTGGTGCGCCGGCTCAACCACGACCGGGGCCGCACCGTCGTCGCCGTGCTGCACGACCTCAACCAGGCCGCCCGCTACGCCGACCACCTGGTGGCCATGCGGGCGGGCCGGATCGTGGCGCAGGGCCCGCCCTCCAAGGTGGTCACCGCCGAGCTGGTACGGGAGGTCTTCCGGCTGGAGTCGGTGGTGGTGCACGACCCGGTGACCGGCACCCCGCTGGTCGTACCCGGCGCTCCCTGGACGCCTATTGACGGATCGTCAGGCCCCGGCCCCTTGTGA
- a CDS encoding HAD family hydrolase, protein MAALTPGAPLTVGFDLDMTLLDTRPGIKATYDAIAAETGVWIDSALIVTRLGPPLEAELVNWFPEERVDEVADRYRELYVHIAVPACVPLPGAREAVAAVRGHGGRVVVVTGKHGPNARLHLDHVGIAVDALIGSVWAQQKGDALRGEGASVYVGDHLGDITGARAADALAVAVATGPYGVRALREAGADAVLPDLTAFPDWLAGHLASAPSPVG, encoded by the coding sequence ATGGCAGCTCTGACGCCCGGCGCTCCGCTGACGGTCGGCTTCGACCTCGATATGACCCTGCTCGACACCCGGCCCGGCATCAAGGCCACCTATGACGCCATCGCGGCGGAGACCGGGGTCTGGATCGACAGCGCCCTGATCGTCACCCGGCTCGGCCCGCCGCTGGAGGCGGAGCTGGTGAACTGGTTCCCCGAGGAGCGGGTCGACGAGGTCGCCGACCGCTACCGGGAGCTGTATGTGCACATCGCGGTGCCCGCCTGCGTCCCGCTGCCCGGCGCCCGGGAGGCCGTGGCGGCGGTGCGCGGACACGGCGGCCGGGTGGTCGTGGTCACCGGCAAGCACGGCCCCAACGCCCGGCTCCATCTGGACCACGTCGGCATCGCGGTGGACGCCCTGATCGGGTCCGTCTGGGCGCAGCAGAAGGGCGACGCACTGCGCGGCGAGGGCGCCTCGGTGTACGTCGGCGACCACCTCGGCGACATCACCGGCGCCCGCGCCGCCGACGCCCTGGCGGTGGCGGTGGCCACCGGCCCGTACGGGGTGCGGGCCCTGCGCGAGGCGGGCGCCGACGCGGTGCTGCCCGACCTCACCGCCTTCCCCGACTGGCTGGCCGGCCACCTCGCATCCGCGCCGTCCCCGGTCGGCTGA
- a CDS encoding helicase C-terminal domain-containing protein, giving the protein MTEQTGGRPSATPRTLAEELRARGDEALAALLRARPDLLNPVPGDLTQLATRIATRASSLRALERLDRFTLQVAEALAAAPDGCDSRAVRALLTGTPGVPPHRHADPVDAKAVAAALPGALALLRDRALLWGPDSALRLVRTVREILTPTAARPGPTGLGPTLAEATTGMSPGRLQELLADAGLPATHDPVSAVAALSGLLTTREQADALLAKAPEAALGVLDRLTWGPPTGTVPDANRPVRAHDARSPVEWLLARGLLLPSGPRTVVLPREAALHLRAGRSHRTVEPAPPPVEPARVHDPEAVDAAAAGQSFTAVRTVEDLLDLWSLTPPPVLRAGGLGVRDLRRTAAALDVPEPIAAFWLELAYGAGLLAADGEVEEAFAPTPAYDGWLQRSPAERWALLARTWLAATRVPGLVGSRDAKGRTLAALGPDLDRTLAPGTRRAVLDELAALPPGSSAPAAALLPALRWRRPWRGGPATGEGRDLRDALTDWTLTEAELLGVTGRGALATAARALLSDADADPAPLLAPLLPQPLDQVILQPDLTAIAPGPLHTPLAQALALAAEIESKGGATVYRFTPESVRRALDAGRTAADLHEFLARHSRTPVPQPLSYLIDDVARRHGRLRVGAASAYLRCDDDALLAELLADRRSDRLRLRRLAPTVLAAQAAPDAVLTQLRAMGYAPAAESAEGDIVIARPDARRSPPRSAPAPVPDGPPAPGDPLLEAAVRAIRAGDRASTAARRETVAGPAAATAATSGSTRLPRTAAAETLAALQTAVLLGERIWIGYVNAEGSASQRIVAPVKVEGGFVTAYDHLRDELRTFALHRITGVADLAEDG; this is encoded by the coding sequence ATGACCGAGCAGACCGGAGGGCGGCCTTCCGCCACGCCCCGCACTCTCGCCGAGGAGCTTCGAGCCCGAGGCGACGAGGCGCTGGCCGCCCTGCTGCGCGCCCGCCCCGACCTGCTCAACCCGGTGCCCGGCGACCTCACCCAGCTGGCCACCCGGATCGCCACCCGGGCCTCCTCGCTGCGCGCCCTGGAGCGGCTGGACCGGTTCACCCTCCAGGTCGCGGAGGCGCTGGCCGCCGCCCCGGACGGGTGCGACAGCCGGGCCGTCCGCGCCCTGCTCACGGGCACGCCGGGCGTACCGCCGCACCGGCACGCCGACCCGGTGGACGCCAAGGCGGTCGCCGCCGCGCTGCCCGGGGCGCTCGCCCTGCTGCGCGACCGCGCCCTCCTCTGGGGCCCGGACTCCGCGCTGCGCCTGGTCCGCACCGTCCGCGAGATCCTCACCCCCACCGCCGCCCGCCCCGGCCCCACCGGCCTGGGCCCGACGCTGGCCGAGGCCACCACCGGCATGTCCCCCGGCCGCCTCCAGGAACTGCTCGCCGACGCCGGGCTGCCCGCCACCCATGACCCGGTCTCCGCCGTCGCCGCCCTCAGCGGGCTGCTCACCACCCGGGAGCAGGCCGACGCGCTGCTGGCCAAGGCCCCCGAGGCGGCCCTGGGCGTACTGGACCGGCTCACCTGGGGCCCGCCCACCGGCACCGTGCCCGACGCCAACCGGCCGGTCCGCGCCCATGACGCCCGCAGCCCGGTGGAGTGGCTGCTCGCCCGGGGCCTGCTGCTGCCCTCCGGGCCGCGTACGGTCGTGCTCCCCCGCGAGGCCGCGCTGCACCTCCGGGCCGGTCGCAGCCACCGGACCGTGGAGCCCGCCCCGCCGCCCGTCGAGCCCGCCCGCGTGCACGACCCGGAGGCGGTGGACGCCGCCGCCGCAGGCCAGTCCTTCACCGCCGTCCGCACGGTCGAGGACCTGCTGGACCTCTGGTCGCTCACCCCGCCCCCGGTGCTGCGCGCGGGCGGCCTCGGCGTCCGCGACCTGCGCCGTACCGCCGCCGCGCTGGACGTGCCCGAGCCGATCGCCGCCTTCTGGCTGGAGCTGGCGTACGGCGCCGGGCTGCTCGCCGCCGACGGCGAGGTCGAGGAGGCGTTCGCGCCGACGCCCGCGTACGACGGCTGGTTGCAGCGGTCCCCCGCCGAACGCTGGGCGCTGCTGGCCCGCACCTGGCTGGCCGCCACCCGGGTCCCCGGCCTGGTCGGCAGCCGCGACGCCAAGGGGAGGACCCTCGCCGCGCTCGGCCCCGACCTGGACCGCACCCTCGCCCCCGGTACCCGCCGCGCCGTCCTGGACGAACTCGCCGCGCTGCCGCCCGGCTCGTCCGCCCCGGCCGCCGCGCTGCTGCCCGCGCTGCGCTGGCGCCGCCCCTGGCGCGGCGGTCCCGCCACGGGCGAGGGCCGCGACCTGCGGGACGCGCTCACCGACTGGACCCTCACCGAGGCCGAACTGCTGGGCGTCACCGGGCGAGGCGCCCTGGCCACCGCCGCCCGCGCGCTGCTCTCCGACGCCGACGCCGACCCCGCGCCGCTGCTGGCACCGCTGCTCCCGCAGCCGCTGGACCAGGTGATCCTGCAACCCGACCTCACCGCCATCGCCCCCGGCCCGCTGCATACGCCCCTGGCCCAGGCCCTGGCACTCGCCGCCGAGATCGAGTCCAAGGGCGGCGCCACCGTCTACCGCTTCACCCCGGAGTCCGTCCGCCGCGCCCTGGACGCCGGTCGCACCGCCGCCGACCTGCACGAATTCCTGGCCCGGCACTCCCGCACCCCCGTACCGCAGCCGCTCAGCTATCTGATCGACGATGTGGCCCGGCGGCACGGCCGGCTCCGGGTCGGCGCCGCCTCGGCCTATCTGCGCTGCGACGACGACGCCCTGCTCGCCGAGCTGCTGGCCGACCGCCGCTCCGACCGGTTGCGGCTGCGCCGCCTGGCCCCCACCGTGCTCGCCGCGCAGGCCGCCCCGGACGCGGTGCTGACCCAGCTGCGCGCCATGGGGTACGCGCCGGCGGCGGAGTCGGCGGAGGGCGACATCGTGATCGCCCGTCCGGACGCCCGCCGCTCCCCGCCCCGCAGCGCCCCCGCCCCCGTCCCGGACGGTCCGCCCGCTCCCGGCGACCCGCTGCTGGAGGCCGCCGTCCGGGCCATCCGGGCGGGCGACCGCGCCTCCACCGCCGCCCGCCGCGAGACCGTCGCCGGACCCGCCGCCGCCACCGCCGCCACCTCCGGCAGTACCCGGCTCCCCCGCACCGCCGCCGCCGAGACCCTGGCCGCCCTCCAGACCGCCGTGCTGCTCGGCGAGCGGATCTGGATCGGGTACGTCAACGCCGAGGGCTCGGCCTCCCAGCGGATCGTCGCCCCGGTCAAGGTCGAGGGCGGCTTTGTGACCGCCTATGACCACCTCCGCGACGAGCTGCGCACCTTCGCCCTGCACCGGATCACCGGCGTCGCCGACCTGGCCGAGGACGGCTGA
- a CDS encoding Lrp/AsnC family transcriptional regulator produces MRERTGWYRMVDDLDRSIVQALTRDGRTPYTTMARNLGVSEATVRQRVSKLQESGALHIVALANALTLGHQSVRLLIRVRDLTPRAVAKSLADMAMINHVALCAGSQDIYLEGTCRDQAQLIRLMDDIRMLPGVSSVQVLLLLELFKDYTWDGLSSSVGQGFTEEESARRRSG; encoded by the coding sequence ATGCGTGAACGGACAGGCTGGTACCGGATGGTCGACGACCTCGATCGGAGCATCGTCCAGGCACTCACCAGAGACGGCCGGACGCCGTACACCACCATGGCCCGCAACCTGGGCGTCAGCGAGGCCACCGTCCGCCAGCGGGTCTCCAAGCTCCAGGAGAGCGGCGCGCTGCACATCGTGGCGCTGGCCAACGCGCTGACCCTCGGCCACCAGTCGGTGCGGCTGCTGATCCGGGTGCGCGACCTCACCCCGCGCGCGGTGGCCAAGAGCCTGGCCGACATGGCGATGATCAACCATGTGGCGCTCTGCGCCGGCAGCCAGGACATCTACCTGGAGGGCACCTGCCGCGACCAGGCGCAGCTGATCCGGCTGATGGACGACATCCGCATGCTGCCCGGGGTCTCCTCGGTGCAGGTGCTGCTGCTCCTGGAGCTGTTCAAGGACTACACCTGGGACGGCCTGTCGTCCTCCGTGGGGCAGGGCTTCACCGAGGAAGAATCCGCTCGGCGGCGGTCGGGGTGA